The Verrucomicrobium spinosum DSM 4136 = JCM 18804 DNA segment CAACAGTCCGTCCGATGAAGTCCCGCCTTCTGCACCGGTGCACAAGCGCCGCCAGAGGTATAGCGGCAAGAACCCACGCCGATTCGAGGACAAGTACAAGGAACTCCAGCCGGAGCGTTATGCTGACACCGTCGCCAAGGTCCGGGCCTCAGGGAAAACACCCGCGGGCCAGCATATCCCCATCATGCTGCCCGAGATCTTGGAGGTCCTCGCTCCCCAGCCCGGCGAACGCGCCCTCGACTGCACTCTTGGCTACGGTGGTCATGCGGAGGCCCTTCTCCGCGCCGTCCAACCAGATGGCTGTCTCATGGGCCTCGATCAGGACGCCATCGAAATCGAGAAGACCGGTGCCAGGTTGAAGGCCCTCGGCTTCCCAGAAGCCACCCTGCGCGTGGTCCGCATGAACTTCGCGGGCCTGCGCAAGGCCCTTGATGAAGCGGCCTGGAGCGACGGCGCGGACGTCATCCTGGCCGATCTCGGTGTCTCCTCCATGCAGATTGACAACCCCGCCCGGGGCTTCAGCTTCAAGTCAGACGGCCCGCTCGATATGCGCATGAACCCACTGCGCGGCGTGCCTGCCCGCGAGCTCTTGCGCAAGATTTCTGTGCCAAAACTCACCGCCCTCCTGGAGGAGAACGCAGATGAGACAAACTCCATCCTGCTCGCCGCGGCGCTCGCAGGCCAGGACTTCGCCAAGACGCCCACCCTGGCCGCGGCCGTGAAACGCGCCCTGCCACGACACCTCGACGAGGAGGAAGTCACTGCCACCACCCGCCGCGTCTTCCAGGCCCTCCGCATCGCCGTGAATGACGAGTTCGGTGCCCTCGACTCCTTCCTGCGGGTTCTCCCCACCGCCCTCCGCCCCGGCGGGCGGGTGGCCGTGCTGACCTTTCACTCCGGCGAAGACCGCCGGGTGAAAAAAGCCTTCCTCGCCGGCTCCCGCGACGGCACCTTCAGCGCCATCAGCGATGAAGTGCAGCGCCCCTCCCCGGAGGAAATCCGCCTCAACACCCGCGCCGCCTCTGCCAAACTCCGGTGGGCCGTGCGTGCCTAGAATCATCACGCGACGCCAGCAGGCAATTGGGGGCAATCGAATCCCATTTGCTCCCCGGCCGATTCCGTTTATGGTAGTCGGCCCAGCCCACTGCACCCGTAGCTCAGTGGATAGAGCAGCGGATTTCTAATCCGTAGGTCGAAGGTTCGATCCCTTCCGGGTGCGCGGTTTTCAAGAATGCGTTCGGAAGTCCGGTCCCCACCCTGTGCCTCCCCGTATTTTAGGAGGTTCCGTGCTTCTGGAGCTCAAAAGCAAGACTGCGGGCGAGAACAGGTCTCGCAAAGTTCGCCGGATTGTCCAGCAGGCTTTACCTGTTTTCAGACGATGACTTTGCTCGCCAGCTTCATCTGGGGCGCGCTCCATCTGTCGCGGTCTGTTTCTGGCAGATTTGTGCAAATTGATTGGCCAGGCGGTCGGCAAGTTTGACCATCTCATCTACAGACAGTTTCTCTTGGGGGGCCACAACAATGAAGTGCACTCCTGGGGAGGCCCCTGGATAGAACGTATGGCGCACGTATTCTGCATAGCTGTCCAGCAGCGCCCCTCCAGTGAGGAAGTATTCTTTGTAAACGCGAGTGCCATCTGTGGAAAGATTACCCGGCGCATCAAGCTCTGTGAGCGTGACGCCACGGTATTTAAAGCACACTTGCATGGTATGGTGCCTCTCCCTGCCTGAAGGGGCAAAGCAGACCACTGCGACATCGTCCGGCTGGTCTGGAAGCTTTAACTCATACCCCTGATTCCCAAGCGCACGCGACGGGATGACCGCCGGTGGCAGCCAGGTGTCCTGCCCCAATGCCAGGACGGTGGATGCCGTAAAGGGCAAAACAAATGCCGCCAAAGTCAATCCATTGAGCGCTGATGCCGCCCAGCTAAAGGGGGTGTTTCCTGGCACTGAAGCACTGAGGGATGTTCCCTGGCCGTGACCTTGAGATTTGAACTCGCGTGACACGGCGAACAGCAAGCCCGCCCCGCCAACCCAGAGAGACCACGACTGCATGGCAAACACGGCATTGGTGGAGAGTAACACTGCCAATCCGGGCCAGCTAAAAATCCAGGTTGCAGGTGCCAACGCCGGACACGCCAGGAGCCAGGGAAGCCATAGCGAATCCAAATTCGTCAGGGCAATGCCAGCTCCAGCCATGCCCCAGGCTCCCAAGAGCAAGCCATCCCGCCATCCCCCGAAAGTTTGCTTGCGGCACTTTGCGAGGGCCACGACTGCAGCCAGGCAGACAAGTCCGCCCATGGGCACACCTGCCAATGGAGCGAGTAACGCGACCACGGCGGCCGCGTGCAAGGTCTCTGCAACGACATGAGACTTGGGCCGGTCATCCTCTGGCGTGACCAGCGTCACAAAGGGAACGAGCCAGAGCAGCCCCATAAAATAGTGAGTCTGCGGAGACTCCACGGAAGGATAAAAGGCCGATCGATAAGCCACCAGAGTCAGCACCCGGGCAGTGTTGGCAATCAATGCCGCTGGCACCATGGCCGCGACTCGAATCCAGAATCTCCGTGGGGAAGATTCACGCCGATTTACCCAGACGGCCAGTGCAAGCAGGATCCATAAAAGATTGATGCCAGCACAGTCACGGGTCCAGGGCACCTGTAGTGCCCCCACCTTAATGGACTCACCGCAGTCCTGCACCACAATTCCCAACATCCACAAAATTCCCATGACCACCGGCTTGGTAACATCCCGCAACTCGTCATGGGCGTGCGTGAGCTGTATGGCCATGAGGATCGCGCCCGCAGCCAACACTGTCCGCCAGGCATGGTCAGGAACCCGGGGTAAATTCATCGCGCTTCAAAAAAAGGGGGGCTTGCTCCAGGCTGCCATTCATCCAGCGGGCAGCCGTTCATCCTGTCATAGGGTGACTTTGATCTATTCCTTCCTGGCTCTTCTGGCACGCAGGACGGTGACGCAGGCAAAGGCGAGAAGAAGCGTCCATGGTGGTACCGGAGCCCCGGGCACAGAAGCTGCGCTGTTTGCGCCCAACGCCCAGCGAGTGCCTGCCAGCGACTCGTTGGTCATCTGCTTGGTGGTGGTTCCGCTCACCTCGGCCACAACCACCCCAGGCAGGGCGCCATCAGCGAGTGGGTCCCATGCCGCCACGCGGGAAGTGTAGTTGTCGGATTCAAATCCAGAACCGGCCGTGTTGCTCAGAACCACCCGATCCCATGAAGTGGATGCATCCCCGAAGAAGTTGATAAATGCATAAGGCTCTCCTGCATTAAGTGTCTTGTTGCGTGGATTGCCATCGTATTCTCCCGGCAGCATAGACAGCAAACTGCCCGTCGTGAATTTGCTCACGATAGAATCCCCCAGATAGAAGGTGAGGACATTCTGCGCATCCCCCGCCGACCACCACATGCCAAAGTAGGCCGAAGCGGTGTCAAACGTGAGCGTGCTCTGATTGACAACCACGCCAGCCCCCTGGAGAGAATACTTCGTCCCTCCGGGATTTAACGCGTCGGCAGCTCCG contains these protein-coding regions:
- the rsmH gene encoding 16S rRNA (cytosine(1402)-N(4))-methyltransferase RsmH — encoded protein: MPNSPSDEVPPSAPVHKRRQRYSGKNPRRFEDKYKELQPERYADTVAKVRASGKTPAGQHIPIMLPEILEVLAPQPGERALDCTLGYGGHAEALLRAVQPDGCLMGLDQDAIEIEKTGARLKALGFPEATLRVVRMNFAGLRKALDEAAWSDGADVILADLGVSSMQIDNPARGFSFKSDGPLDMRMNPLRGVPARELLRKISVPKLTALLEENADETNSILLAAALAGQDFAKTPTLAAAVKRALPRHLDEEEVTATTRRVFQALRIAVNDEFGALDSFLRVLPTALRPGGRVAVLTFHSGEDRRVKKAFLAGSRDGTFSAISDEVQRPSPEEIRLNTRAASAKLRWAVRA
- a CDS encoding archaeosortase/exosortase family protein, encoding MNLPRVPDHAWRTVLAAGAILMAIQLTHAHDELRDVTKPVVMGILWMLGIVVQDCGESIKVGALQVPWTRDCAGINLLWILLALAVWVNRRESSPRRFWIRVAAMVPAALIANTARVLTLVAYRSAFYPSVESPQTHYFMGLLWLVPFVTLVTPEDDRPKSHVVAETLHAAAVVALLAPLAGVPMGGLVCLAAVVALAKCRKQTFGGWRDGLLLGAWGMAGAGIALTNLDSLWLPWLLACPALAPATWIFSWPGLAVLLSTNAVFAMQSWSLWVGGAGLLFAVSREFKSQGHGQGTSLSASVPGNTPFSWAASALNGLTLAAFVLPFTASTVLALGQDTWLPPAVIPSRALGNQGYELKLPDQPDDVAVVCFAPSGRERHHTMQVCFKYRGVTLTELDAPGNLSTDGTRVYKEYFLTGGALLDSYAEYVRHTFYPGASPGVHFIVVAPQEKLSVDEMVKLADRLANQFAQICQKQTATDGARPR